GAGGGTTAAATGTTTCTGCGGGAAACATCAATGTGTTAAAATCAAAaacacaattatataaaacaagcTTATTGTAACTATCGcaaatacgtatatatatactgttTATTTCTCGCACGTGCGTGTCCCCTTATGTGATACTCTGCATGAATGTGTATGGGAGCCATCTATGCGGCTAGGACGGAACGgagaattttcaatttaaatcttttaaagtaataataataataataaataataataacaataacaacatTTATAACAGAAATGCGGAAATCTTTTCGTGAATTGACAACAAGGCAACAAAATCGTCGCTTGCAAGCGTACGAAACTGAACAAGAGCAGGAAACAAATTCTTCTCCAAAGAATACTCTAGCTAACGTCCGTACCAATGTGGAATTGGTCTCTAATTTTCACCAATTCATTGCTGATAATTCAGATGATAGTGACGAAAGttccaataatattttaatgtctcaCGATcgagaaaataatgaaaatgagaACAATGGAAACTTTTCCGAAAATACGTACGATGAAGAGTTTTCTATTTGGTTACGTTCGTGGAAATTGAAACATAACATTTCACACAGTGCTATGTCCGAACTTTTGAGTCAATTGCGCATATGCGGCCATGCCGATTTACCAAAGGATGCAAGAACACTGTTACGAACACCCAGGTTTAACTCTATCAAGATTTCAGCCAGCGGAggtagtaatttttattacggtTTGAAAAACGCTCTAATTGATCAATTGACACGTATTAATTATGAAGATGAAAATAACGTAAttgaaatagatttaaatattgatggaCTGCCAATAAGTAAGAGCAGCAAAAGTCAAATTTGGCCGATATTGGGAAAGATCTATGGAAATAAAGCATTCACGCCTTTTGTTATTAGTGCCTATCATGGGTACACAAAACCGAAATCTTTAACAGATTTTCTGGCTCCTTTCTGCGAAGAGTATCGTGAACTTCAACGCACAGGAATAGCTTTCCGTAGAAAAACTTATGCCGTAAAAATAAGATGCGTAATTTGCGATAGCCCTGCCAGATCATTTGTTACAGGCACTAAAGCACACAATGCCTTCTTTGGATGTGGCAAGTGTATGCAAGAAGGCACGTTTGATAATCATCGCATGCTTTTCTTAGACTTTGATTCACCTCCTCGGAccgatgaaaattttaaaaatagattgcaAGAAGAGCACCATAATAATACGTCTCCATTGGAATCTATACTACCTATGGTGTCACGTTTCCCTCTAGATTATATGCATCTAGTGTGTCTGGGAGtcacaaagaaattattacagTTGTGGACAAATGGATATCATACGTCAAAATTGAGTGGTCAAAAAATAACGCAGTTATCTGACAAATTAATTGCTATTTCAAAATGGATACCAAAGGAATTTCCTCGAAAGCCACGATCATTGGATGACTTGCCTCGATGGAAAGCAACTGAGTTGCGATTGTTTCTTCTATACGTAGGACCAATCGCTTTGCATGGTATTTTATCGCGAGATAATTTACAACATTTCAATGTGCTACATTGTGCTATTCGCATACTATGTCATTCAACCGATTTCTTACACAACAATGAATATAGCAGAGATTTGTTGATACATTTTGTCAAAATCTGTAAACAGTTGTACGGAGAAGATTCGATTATTTATAACGTacacaatttaattcatttaagcGAAGACGTACTCAAATATGGACCACTCGATAATTTTTCTGCGTTtccttttgaaaattacatgcagacaataaagaaaatgctCCGAAAAGCTGAAAAGCCACTGCAGCAGCTGTACAACAGAATCTCCAAAATAAATGCCGAACTTAAAATTACTGACAATGAATCCATTTATCCCATACTGAAGAAGAAATTTCGAGAAATTCTTCCTGCAAATTGCAAAAGAGCACATCGTGTAATTCAATTCAAAGACTTTATTTTGACAGCTAAGAAACCCGACAATTGCTGTTATCTAAAAGATAATACAATTGTTGTTATTAAACACATTTGCTATAATGGAGATACTGCCGTCATAATTGCAAGAAagtttttaacgaaaaattcATTATCTTTGTACCCATGTTCATCGGAAAATATGGATGTGTATATTGTAAACAATTTATCCCAGTTAATGATATGGGCAGTTACCGAAATTTCGAATAAAGCTGTTCAACTTCCATTCAGGGAAGACTCATGGTGCTGTATGCCATTGCTACATTCATTGTAgcattaaattagaaattattactaCCTCTACACTGTAGTACTACCTGATGGCCCGCTAATGAGAAAGGtatgattcaattttatttatgaattgcgataatattttaatgttgtgCACATTTGaacgcatatatttttttatttatcgtactacattttgtgatatatttttatgtgtaatatattaattaatttgtattttttgttactgTGTATTTTAGATGGCACCCGATTAACTACGCGTTTCaacattttatgttattattgttagcatattttaagtaatacattaatattttgtatttggtttaatctattacaatttaatttacaaattatattttattttttacattattattataaaatgcagtcataaaataaatgtttgcatattttaatttataactgatatatgtatattttataatttatatatattattttcagaatgGAGTATTACGTTTTATTGTATGATATGTACTGCATATCTGTACCATCGTCATGGATCAATTTCGGTCAAAGTACTTTCAAGATGCCCAAAAAGTATACAGAAGTGTCTAAAGCGTGTTATAAACAGCTTACTCCGTCAGACAATTGGCAGGAACTGTCATTCAAGAAAAAGTTTGGACCGTTTGGTGCGTGTCATGATTTGCAACAATTGCAACAAATGCAACAGCTAACACATGTATTTgtattctaaaatttctttcagatACTTACAGTAATGCACGAGCAGTCGATAAAACTGTGAGTGAATTGTCAACATCAAATGATGAAAACATATTTGTTTCGACAACCGTTGACaaacaaaaaagatttattagaaAACGAAAGTTTTATGGCGACACATCAACGGATGAAGGTATTTACGTTCGTACAGGATATGTCGTTTTGTTCGTTATAATCCAAAATACtagtgtaatttttaatgtataatttttaaaattctagatgagcaagaaaggaaaagagaaaagaataagagaaatataaacgCGCCTTCTAATTACAttccgcaaaaaaaaagagaacattTATCTAATAGTCAACCAATTGAAAAGTCTGTTCCTTTTATTAAGCCAGGTTAAGATTTTTCTACACgaaatgcataatattatcaatgatgcataaataatacaaaaataattctaacatatatgttattattaatgcataGAATACGAACCagagaaaatgagaaaacatATCTCTATTTTGTATGATAAATGCAACGATTCCTTGGATGATCTAGAAAAAGGTAGCAAATTATCGCATTCATCGCATTCATCGCACAAACACTCTGATGAAGAAGATGTACTAGGTATTACATTAAAAGCAGATTAAACACGAagtgtgtaaaatattcagtagccttaaatatattgtttgtaCTTAATTGTACGATATTGACAACTTCaactgaattaaaataataatctacttaaataaaaagagcATTAATGTTTTccaatatgtaatatttatatttttattttttccgaaaATACAGACGAAATGAAgaatatagatatacataaaaatgatataaactTCCAAGAAATTAGGAAAGACAGAAAAGAAGGTATATATAAGCAATTGGAATCGCGCGATCTCATCCTAAAaaatctttagaaaaatttacattatatattacacaatatatacatttcaaaagtacatatagatatatgttgctttcttcttttttatttaattctttttttatttaattcaagatTATTgcacatcttaaaatatttcacttttttattttcctgtTAGGACCGCTACAAGAAATGCAATTAAGTATCTCTAAAAACCCGAACAATAAAGGAAAGTTTTATGAAGCAAAAAAGAAGACGCA
This DNA window, taken from Linepithema humile isolate Giens D197 chromosome 7, Lhum_UNIL_v1.0, whole genome shotgun sequence, encodes the following:
- the LOC137000959 gene encoding uncharacterized protein, which codes for MRKSFRELTTRQQNRRLQAYETEQEQETNSSPKNTLANVRTNVELVSNFHQFIADNSDDSDESSNNILMSHDRENNENENNGNFSENTYDEEFSIWLRSWKLKHNISHSAMSELLSQLRICGHADLPKDARTLLRTPRFNSIKISASGGSNFYYGLKNALIDQLTRINYEDENNVIEIDLNIDGLPISKSSKSQIWPILGKIYGNKAFTPFVISAYHGYTKPKSLTDFLAPFCEEYRELQRTGIAFRRKTYAVKIRCVICDSPARSFVTGTKAHNAFFGCGKCMQEGTFDNHRMLFLDFDSPPRTDENFKNRLQEEHHNNTSPLESILPMVSRFPLDYMHLVCLGVTKKLLQLWTNGYHTSKLSGQKITQLSDKLIAISKWIPKEFPRKPRSLDDLPRWKATELRLFLLYVGPIALHGILSRDNLQHFNVLHCAIRILCHSTDFLHNNEYSRDLLIHFVKICKQLYGEDSIIYNVHNLIHLSEDVLKYGPLDNFSAFPFENYMQTIKKMLRKAEKPLQQLYNRISKINAELKITDNESIYPILKKKFREILPANCKRAHRVIQFKDFILTAKKPDNCCYLKDNTIVVIKHICYNGDTAVIIARKFLTKNSLSLYPCSSENMDVYIVNNLSQLMIWAVTEISNKAVQLPFREDSWCCMPLLHSL